A window of the Cardinium endosymbiont of Culicoides punctatus genome harbors these coding sequences:
- the rplI gene encoding 50S ribosomal protein L9, which produces MEVILKSEYNKLGKKGDIITVKPGYGRNFLIPQGIAIVANKGNKKVALENAKQAERRTLMLKERAKELLVVLERAKIVIKAKVGERGKIFGSITPLQISKALKVQGIEVDYNNINLEVVIKEIGTYQAELFLHKEISYQLNFNVIPA; this is translated from the coding sequence ATGGAAGTAATATTAAAAAGTGAGTACAATAAATTGGGTAAAAAAGGTGATATTATTACCGTTAAACCAGGTTATGGTAGAAATTTTCTGATTCCCCAAGGCATTGCTATTGTTGCCAATAAAGGAAATAAAAAAGTTGCCCTTGAAAATGCTAAGCAGGCTGAACGTAGGACTTTAATGTTAAAAGAACGGGCTAAAGAACTTTTAGTTGTTTTAGAACGTGCTAAAATTGTTATAAAAGCAAAAGTAGGGGAACGTGGGAAAATATTTGGTTCTATTACCCCTTTACAGATATCTAAGGCGCTTAAAGTACAAGGTATAGAAGTAGATTATAACAATATAAATCTAGAAGTTGTTATTAAAGAAATAGGGACCTATCAGGCAGAACTATTTCTACATAAAGAAATATCTTATCAATTAAACTTTAATGTAATACCGGCTTAA
- the rpsR gene encoding 30S ribosomal protein S18, with protein sequence MTLVNESIQKKVVLKKFCRFKRYGIKHVDYKCVDFLMKFLNEQGKMLPRRITGNSLKYQKKVACAVKRARQLALLPYVADNLK encoded by the coding sequence ATGACCTTAGTAAATGAATCCATACAGAAAAAGGTAGTACTAAAAAAGTTTTGCCGATTCAAGCGATATGGTATTAAGCATGTTGATTATAAATGTGTTGACTTCTTAATGAAATTTCTTAATGAACAAGGTAAGATGCTGCCAAGGCGTATTACAGGAAATAGTTTAAAGTACCAGAAAAAGGTAGCCTGTGCTGTAAAACGCGCAAGACAATTGGCTTTGCTCCCTTATGTAGCCGATAACCTAAAGTAA
- the rpsF gene encoding 30S ribosomal protein S6: MELRHYETVFILSPVLSAEQVEASINKYKSFLTERNATIVHEEEIGLKPLAYAIKHKKSGIYHLIEFASSPNLIKELEVAYSRDEEVLRFLTFVLDKHALAHNATRRLAEASEKKQSKKDTTL; encoded by the coding sequence ATGGAATTAAGACATTACGAAACAGTTTTTATACTATCACCTGTGCTTTCTGCTGAACAAGTAGAAGCTTCTATAAATAAGTATAAATCGTTTCTTACAGAACGCAATGCAACGATAGTACATGAAGAAGAGATCGGGCTCAAGCCATTAGCGTACGCTATAAAACATAAGAAAAGCGGAATATATCACCTTATAGAATTTGCAAGCTCTCCTAACTTGATTAAGGAATTAGAAGTTGCCTATTCTAGAGATGAAGAAGTCTTGCGTTTTTTGACATTTGTTTTGGATAAACATGCATTAGCTCACAATGCTACAAGAAGATTAGCAGAAGCTTCCGAAAAAAAACAATCTAAGAAAGATACAACCCTATGA
- the ung gene encoding uracil-DNA glycosylase — translation MCVRIESSWKHELLPEFEKPYFKKLASDIRKAYQEYIIYPAAKNIFKAFDLSPFSDTKVIILGQDPYHGPSQADGLAFSVPEGTPLPPSLRNIFSELQDDIGIPMPSSGSLDKWAKQGVLLLNATLTVEAHKAGSHQKRGWEVFTDAVISTIAIRKKGLVFMLWGNYAQQKENFIDPKKHLILKSAHPSPLSAHRGFFGNKHFSKANAYLLDTSQMSIAW, via the coding sequence ATGTGTGTACGCATCGAATCATCTTGGAAGCATGAACTATTACCAGAGTTCGAAAAACCTTATTTTAAAAAATTAGCTAGTGATATAAGAAAGGCTTATCAAGAATATATTATCTACCCAGCAGCTAAAAATATATTCAAGGCTTTTGACCTATCACCTTTTTCTGATACAAAAGTAATTATACTAGGCCAAGACCCTTATCACGGACCAAGCCAGGCAGATGGGTTAGCCTTTTCTGTTCCAGAAGGTACGCCTTTACCCCCCTCCTTACGTAATATTTTTTCTGAGTTGCAAGATGATATAGGTATTCCAATGCCTTCATCTGGTTCGTTGGATAAATGGGCAAAACAAGGAGTGCTTTTATTAAATGCAACACTTACAGTGGAGGCACACAAAGCAGGGTCTCATCAAAAAAGAGGCTGGGAAGTTTTTACAGATGCGGTAATAAGCACCATTGCAATACGAAAAAAAGGTCTAGTATTTATGTTATGGGGCAATTACGCTCAACAGAAAGAAAACTTTATTGATCCAAAAAAACATTTAATCTTAAAATCAGCACACCCTTCTCCATTATCAGCTCATAGAGGTTTTTTTGGCAATAAGCATTTTAGCAAAGCTAATGCATATTTATTGGATACAAGCCAAATGTCCA